In a single window of the Manis javanica isolate MJ-LG chromosome 16, MJ_LKY, whole genome shotgun sequence genome:
- the TOMM6 gene encoding mitochondrial import receptor subunit TOM6 homolog: MASGGIGMNAAGSANEASEIPDNVGDWLRGVYRFATDRNDFRRNLILNLGLFAAGVWLARNLSDIDLMAPQPGV, translated from the exons ATGGCTTCTGGTGGGATCGGTATGAACGCTGCCGGCTCGGCAAATGAAGCTTCTGAAATTCCGGACAACGTAGGAGATTGGCTTCGAGGGGTCTATCGATTCGCCACTGATAGGAATGATTTCCGGAG GAACTTGATCCTTAATTTGGGACTATTTGCTGCTGGAGTTTGGCTGGCCAGGAATTTGAGTGACATTGATCTAATGGCACCACAGCCAGGGGTGTAG